The segment GAAGAAAATAATTCTGATGAAGTAAGTGAAGAAAAATTACAAGAGAAGTATGCTGTAAATAAGATTGGGACTGGTATAATTGAGCTAACTCCAATTTGTATTTTCCCAAAAATTCTAGAATAAGATAATTATAGAGTGTTTTTTAGATGTATATTTATTATTTAAATAATAGTAAATTCATTGTGTTATCTCTATTTTTTAAACTATAAAATTTATCAACGGTTTTACGACTTGATATTGTCGATGTAACATCATAGATTTCAGCTACACAAAAAGATATGAATAGTTATAATGCTTTAAAGAAATAGTTTTTCATAAAATATATCCCTTTCTTCGATAAGGAACTAACATATTGCATCAAGGTCGTCTTATTGAATATAATGATTCAAGATATTATCCATGATAAGGTGCCAAGCTTAAAAGCTCTAAAACGAGTCAATTATCGAACATTTTTAGAGGCATATTTTTTGATAGCTTAATCTAAATACTATCACTTCATTAATAGTGGTTTGATCAAATATAAAAGTGATGTTCCTAAGGAAATAAGAAGCTGAAAAAGTAAATATATAATATCTCAAAAAGGTTGTTTTTCGCGACATTTTTTATATCCACTATTAACAGATCATACGGAGAGACGGAATATAGTAACATCGTAGATATTGAGATGTGCCTATCAGTTTATTTTCTGTAATGTATAACTCCAGTAAATATTGCGGCGGACAAATAGCATATAACAAATATATTTGTTAATAAATTTATTTCACTAATTATCAAACCTATATAAGGAAGGAAAAAGATATGAAAACAGTTTTACAATCGTCCTTCGTAATCGCTTTGTGCGTGATGGCGATGGTAACATTCACCAATGCGCAAACGAACCTGATTACAAACGGTACTTTCGGAACCTCAGATGGTTGGTTAGGACCAATGATTATGTCAGGTTATACAGTTGCTGGTGACTACGATTTTAATTGCACGGCTGATACGCCTAAAACGGGAATACCACCTTGTTTGAGAATATCTTATTCTGACGTTAATGTGCAATCTAACAGTGTAATTTATCAGCCTGTTACTCTTGAAGCTGGAACTGTATACACTTTTGATGCAGATGTCAAAGATCCTGTAACTACATCACTTAATTTTTGGTGTGAATTTTATTTAACACAAACAGAGCCTACAGATGGCGGCGCCGATGTTACTGTAGCAAATGGTGCAACAGCTTTGGGGTATATAAAATTTCACGGCTGGCAGTCTGCTTATCCTGCTAATTATAATGGTCTTTTATCTGCACTTCCTGCACCTTGCAGCGCTGCACCAGATTCAATAAAGGGAACTGGAAGTCAAACTTGGTATTTTGTTGTTAAATCGGGTTGTAATGGCGGAGGAACTTATAACGTCCTTCTTGATAATTTAGTATTGAAGGCAAGAAGTGCTGTTGGTGTGAAGAATGAAGCTGCGTCTGTTGCAAAGACATTTAATTTACAGCAGAATTATCCAAATCCATTTAACCCTAGCACAAAATTTACATACCAAATGAGTAAAGAAGGTTTTGTATCAATCAAGGTCTACGACTTACTTGGCCGCGAAGTGGCAACCTTAGTAAATGAAGTCAAGCAGGCTGGTAGTTATCCTGTCGAATGGAATGCAGCAGCATTAAATAGCGGAGTTTATTTCTGCAAGATGCAAACAGGATCGTTCGCTGCGACAAAGAAAATGATTCTGATGAAGTAAGTGAAATAATTTTCATAGAGAAGATTGTTGTAATAAAGATTGGGGCTGGCTCAATTGAGCTAGCCCCATTTTTTTTTAGCGGCACTAAGATTTCATCTGAACTTGATGAAAACGTACGGTTTTATAAAAGATAGCAATATCTAAGTCATTACTCATGATCTAAAATGTCGCAAACGGGTCTGTCTTATTAAAAATAATAAGATTCATGATATTACGCTTAATAAGCATTCAAGTCTAAAAGTTCTAAAATGAATTAATTTTCAATTATTTATTTTGGCATATTTATTGTTCATTCATAAATTCTTATGACAATTCCGTTTCAATTTATAAAATTCCTCATCAATTATTCGACTTGCCATGATAGTGTAGTGGTAGTAGCATAGATTCCACATTCGCTGGAAGTTGTAAATGTGCTTTAAAGAAATAATACAATAATTCACTACAAACTAATTAACCATATTCTAACATTGGAGGGTAGTAAGATGAGATCAATGAAAACATTTGTCACACTGATGGCCTTGTTTTTTGCGACCATAATGCTGTTTACAGGTTTAGCACAAGCCCAGCAGGTGATTGGTACATTCCCAAAAATGGACGGCGGTTTTGAAGGCCAGAAAGCAGATACTATATGGCGATATACTGGTTTTAAAGATGTGCAAACAACTATTTGGACGGTAAACACTGGCCCGGCGACTGTTTATGCTACTGGTGGCAGATCAGGTCCAAAATATGTGAATTATACTTATACCGCAGCCTCTGGTGGAAGGCCGTTACAGTCACCCACTTGTGACAGCGGGGCGATTATTGCTAACACACTATATACAATACAATATTACTATCGTACCACTAGTGATACTGCCACGGCAGCAGTCATGACAGCTTGTATAGCCTTAAACGGAACAGTAGATGGATTTACAAGAATTCCTGCTTCTGGCGGCTTTTCATTAGCTGGAACTAGTAATGCATGGGTAAAGCACACAGATTCAATAAAAATTATAAGTTCATTACTCCCCAAGTGGGGTTTAGCAGGCGTGCGTGCTGGCGGAGCTATGGGAATCACACTCGACATCGATGACTTTGTCGTATATGCAGGAGGAGTTGATTCAGTTGCACCGGATGCGCCAATATCTCCTACAACACCGTTGATCTCGGGGACACGAATTCAATTGAGTTGGACAGCCCCCTCAACAGGTGTTGATAGTGGCGGTTACATGGTAGTGCGTGGGTTGGCAGATCCATCAACGGTACCGACTGTCAACGGTATATACGCAGTGGGCAACACTATAGCGCCAGGCGAACAAGTGGTTTATCTCGGAACTAGCACATCATTTACAGATGTAGGCTTAAACTGGAACACTCAGTATTATTATCGAATTTATACTGTTGACAAGGCATTTAATTATTCATCGTCTGTGAGTGTAAATGCGACGACTAAAACACTGCCATCAGATGCACTTACAAACGGTAGTTTCGGATCATCTACTGGCTGGACAGCGCTCTTAGATCTGGGCGGCGGTATGCAAGCAACTTTTGATTATAACTATGGTACTGTTCCTACCGATGGAACAGCTCCCGGATTGCGAGTTGTTGGTCCAGTTACTCCTGGCGATTGGTCTGCTCAAGTTAACTCAACGATTTATCAAGCTTTATCAC is part of the Ignavibacteriales bacterium genome and harbors:
- a CDS encoding fibronectin type III domain-containing protein, with the translated sequence MKTFVTLMALFFATIMLFTGLAQAQQVIGTFPKMDGGFEGQKADTIWRYTGFKDVQTTIWTVNTGPATVYATGGRSGPKYVNYTYTAASGGRPLQSPTCDSGAIIANTLYTIQYYYRTTSDTATAAVMTACIALNGTVDGFTRIPASGGFSLAGTSNAWVKHTDSIKIISSLLPKWGLAGVRAGGAMGITLDIDDFVVYAGGVDSVAPDAPISPTTPLISGTRIQLSWTAPSTGVDSGGYMVVRGLADPSTVPTVNGIYAVGNTIAPGEQVVYLGTSTSFTDVGLNWNTQYYYRIYTVDKAFNYSSSVSVNATTKTLPSDALTNGSFGSSTGWTALLDLGGGMQATFDYNYGTVPTDGTAPGLRVVGPVTPGDWSAQVNSTIYQALSLSAANSYLLSGVIEAVKDSNSNFWLEVWLVDVEPAAGKDITLANYPNAVNLAALKQ
- a CDS encoding T9SS type A sorting domain-containing protein, giving the protein MKTVLQSSFVIALCVMAMVTFTNAQTNLITNGTFGTSDGWLGPMIMSGYTVAGDYDFNCTADTPKTGIPPCLRISYSDVNVQSNSVIYQPVTLEAGTVYTFDADVKDPVTTSLNFWCEFYLTQTEPTDGGADVTVANGATALGYIKFHGWQSAYPANYNGLLSALPAPCSAAPDSIKGTGSQTWYFVVKSGCNGGGTYNVLLDNLVLKARSAVGVKNEAASVAKTFNLQQNYPNPFNPSTKFTYQMSKEGFVSIKVYDLLGREVATLVNEVKQAGSYPVEWNAAALNSGVYFCKMQTGSFAATKKMILMK